TGTTTGGGGGGCCTCCTTTTCCCAGTAAGTTGAATCCAATTCCCCTTCGCTCTTCGCCACGGCGCAGGTGACCGCGAGGTCCCCGGTGACATTGACGGCGGTTCGCCCCATGTCCAGGAGCGCATCGATGCCGAAAATCATGGCATAGGCCATGGCCACCGATGTTCCCGGCTCGACCTTCAAGCCGACTGAATTGAGCACCATCAGCAGCATAATGGCGCCGGCCCCGGGCACGCCGGCGGTGCCGATGGAGGCCAGCACGGCCGTCATGATGACCGTCATCTGCTGGCTGATGGTCAACGGAGAGCCGATGGCAAAACCGACGAAAATGGCGCAGACGCCCTGGTAAATGGCCGTGCCGTCCATATTGATGGTGGCGCCCAGCGGCAGGGTGAATGAAAAAACCCCTTTGGAGACACCCATCTCGTTTTGAGCGACATCCAGGCTCACCGGCAGCGTGCCGCCGCTGCTGCGCGTCACGAAGGCTGTAATCGTGGCCTCTCTGGCTTTTGCAAAAAACAGTCTGGGGCTGACACGAAAGATCGCCAGCAAGGCGCCGTAGATCAGCAGGTAATGAAGGGCAAAGGCAACATAGACAGCCAATGTCACCATGCCCAGGGGGCCGAAGGCTTCCGCCCCCTGTTTGCCGAAGACAACCGCGATCAGAGCGAATACGCCGATGGGCGCATACTGCAAGATCCAGTGAACCACCTTGTACATGATCTCGCCGCAACCCTCAAAAAACCTGAACACGGTATTGGCGGCCTCCCGGACGCGCTCCTCCCCGCTTTCGCGAAGAAACGCCAGGCCGATTCCAAAGATGATACAAAAGAAAATCGTCGGCAGAATTTCCCCGGTCGCAAAGGCACTGAAGGGGTTCACCGGAACTACGTTGATCAGCGTGTCAAGCAGGGAAGGTTGCGTCAGTTCCTTGCCGAACGCACTGGCTGTCCCGGCAAGCTGCAGCCCTTTACCCGGCTGGAAGATATTGCCCATGATCAACCCCAGCGCCACCGCAAAGGCCGTGGTGATCGTGTAAATCACCAGCGCTTTGACGCCCACCCGCCCCAGTCGCGCGGGATGGATACTGGCCGCCCCGACAATCAGGGTGAACATCACCACCGGCATCACGATCATCTTGAGCAAGCGGACGAAGATGTCGCCGAAGGGGCTCACCCAGACGATGCCCGGTCCGAACACCAGGCCGGCGACCGCTCCCAGGACCAGGCCAAGGAGAATGCGGATCAGCAAGTTGATTTTAAAATACCATCCCAGCCATTTCATAAGCCCCCCTTGTTCACCCT
The Desulfobacteraceae bacterium DNA segment above includes these coding regions:
- a CDS encoding dicarboxylate/amino acid:cation symporter, producing MKWLGWYFKINLLIRILLGLVLGAVAGLVFGPGIVWVSPFGDIFVRLLKMIVMPVVMFTLIVGAASIHPARLGRVGVKALVIYTITTAFAVALGLIMGNIFQPGKGLQLAGTASAFGKELTQPSLLDTLINVVPVNPFSAFATGEILPTIFFCIIFGIGLAFLRESGEERVREAANTVFRFFEGCGEIMYKVVHWILQYAPIGVFALIAVVFGKQGAEAFGPLGMVTLAVYVAFALHYLLIYGALLAIFRVSPRLFFAKAREATITAFVTRSSGGTLPVSLDVAQNEMGVSKGVFSFTLPLGATINMDGTAIYQGVCAIFVGFAIGSPLTISQQMTVIMTAVLASIGTAGVPGAGAIMLLMVLNSVGLKVEPGTSVAMAYAMIFGIDALLDMGRTAVNVTGDLAVTCAVAKSEGELDSTYWEKEAPQTAAAESSG